The window acaaagctcaattccaacgcagtgtcacaaaataaataaatcaaaatgaaaataattcgaaaacaatgaaaatttaatttatcaatgaaattggaaacagaaCAGCTAAATTCCAACAAAATATAACaccaaataattaaattaaaatgaaaataaatcgaaatacatgataatttaatttgtcaatgcaatcggaaagatTGAAATAGAAATGTAACATATTAATTATAGTATGAatggctcttatgtgcaacagatggcgctgtttcttaaaaaaaaaaaaatgtttttaccttttacaagtgtggcatcttttcttatacttacgaaatgaatagtatggtaaacaacacagcacaattccaacacaatgtcacacaaaataattaaaataaaaattaaaataaatttatatctatgaaaaatctatttattattgcaatctgaaacattgaagtggaaatcataacatatatactatagtgtgtgtgtactcacctatttgtgcttgcgggggttgagttttggctctttggtcccgcctctcaactgtcaattaactggtgtacagattcctgagcctattgggctctatcatatatacatttgaaactgtgtatggagtcaacctccaccacatcactgtctagtgcattccatccgttaactactctgacactgaaaaagttccttctgacgtctttgtgggtactcagtttccacctgtgtccctttgttcgcgtcccaccagtgttgaatagtttatccaccagtgttgaatagtttattgtTTTTTCGACGAGACCTAGCCAAtccgaggtctcacctctcaccgtaattctctgcttcctattgtttaggtacttctttatccactggagcaccttaccagctacacctgcctgtcttttcagcttatgtaccagcctcgtatgcggtactgtgtcaaaggctttccgacaatcgaagaaaatgcagtccgcccagccttctctttcttgcttaatctttgtcacctggtcgtagaattctattaagcctgtcaggcaagatttaccctcactgaatccatgttgtcggtttgtcacgaagtcccatctctccagatgtgttactaggttttgtctcacgatcttctccatcaccttacatggtatacaagtcaaggaccctggcctttagttcagtgcctcttgcctgtcgccctttttgtatattgggaccacgttcgctgtcttccatatttctggtaggtctcccgtctccagtgacctactatacactatggagagtggcaagcaaagtgcctttgcacactctttcagtacccatagtgagattccgtctggaccaacagcctttctaacatccagatccagtagGTGTCTTTCaacctcctcactcgtaatttcgaacccttcgaaggctgcctggtttacttccctttctcctagcacagagaCCTCAccgtgttctattgtgaagacctcctggaacctcttgttgagttcttcacacacctctttgtcattctcagtaTACCTGTCTTCGccagttctaagtttcattacctgttctttcactgttgttttcctcctgatgtgactatggagtagcttcGGTTCGGTCTTGgcattgtttgctatatcattttcataatttttatctgcttctcttctcacactaacatactcattcctggttctctgttatctctctttgctttctggtgttctgttattccagaacttcctccacgcccttttgttcagtccctttgcttccaaacatgccctattataccatggattattactatgcttctcggatttttccctttgtgtgtgtgtgctcacctatttatactcacctatttgtgcttgcgggggttgagttttggctctttggtcccgcctctcaactgtcaatcaactggtgtacagattcctgagcctactgggctctatcatatatacatttgaaactgtgtatggagtcagcctccaccacatcactgcctaatgcattccatccgttaactactctgacactgaaaaagttccttctaacgtctctgtggctcatgtgggtactcagtttccacctgtgtccccttgtttgcgtcccaccagtgttgaatagtttattgtTTTTTctacaatagtgtgtgtgtgtgtgtgtgtgtgtgtgtgtgtgtgtgtgtgtgtgtgtgtgtgtgtgtgtgtgtgtgtgtgtgtgtgtgtgtgtgtgtgtgtgtgtgtgtgtgtgtgtgtgtgtgtgtgtgtgtgtgtgtgtgtgtgtgtgtgtgtgtgtgtgtgtgtgtgtgtgtgtgtgtgtgtgtgtgtgtgtgtgtgtgtgtgtgtgtgtgtgtgtgtgtgtgtgtgtgtactcaccaatatgtactcacctatatgtgcttgcaggatcgagcattgactcttggatcccgcctttctagctatcggttgtttacagcaatgactcctgtcccatttccctatcatacctagttttaaaagtatgaatagtatttgcttccacaacctgttccccaagtgcattccatttttctactactctcacgctaaaagaaaacttcctaacatctctgtgactcatctgagtttccagtttccacccatgtcccctcgttctgttattattacgtgtgaacatttgatctatttccactttgtcaattcccctgagtattttatatgtccctatcatatctcctctctcccttcttttctctagtgtcgtaaggttcagttccttcagccgctcttcatatcccatccctcgtagctctgggacaagcctcgtcgcaaacctctgaaccttctccagtttctttatgtgtttcttcaggtgggggctccatgatggcgcggcatactctaagacgggtctcacgtaggcagtgtaaagcgccctaaaagcttcctcatttaggtttctgaatgaagttctaattttcgccagtgtagagtacgctgctgtcgttatcctatttatatgtgcctcaggagttagattaggtgtcacatccactcccaggtctctttctcgaatcgttacaggtaggctgttccccttcattgtgtactgtccctttggtgtcctgtcacctgatcccatttccataactttacatttactggtgttaaactccagtagccatttctctgaccatctctgtagcctgtttaagtcctcttggaggatcctacaatcctcgtctgtcacaactcttctcattaattttgcgtcatctgcaaacattgacatgtatgtgtgtgtgtgtgtgtgtgtgtgtgtgtgtgtgtgtgtgtgtgtgtgtgtgtgtgtgtgtgtgtgtgtgtgtgtgtgtgtgtgtgtgtgtgtgtgtgtgtgtgtgtgtgtgtgtgtgtgtgtgtgtgtgtgtgtgtgtgtgtgtgtgtgtgtgtgtgtgtgtgtgtgtgtgtgtgtgtgtgtgtgtgtgtgtgtgtgtgtgtgtgtgtgtgtgtgtgtgtgtgtgtgtgtgtgtgtgtgtgtgtgtgtgtgtgtgtgtgtgtgtgtgtgtgtgtgtgtgtgtgtgtgtgtgtgtgtgtgtgtgtgtgtgtgtgtgtgtgtgtgtgtgtgtgtgtgtgtgtgtgtgtgtgtgtgtgtgtgtgtgtgtgtgtgtgtgtgtgtgtgtgtgtgtgtgtgtgtgtgtgtgtgtgtgtgtgtgtgtgtgtgtgtgtgtgtgtgtgtgtgtgtgtgtgtgtgtgtgtgtgtgtgtgtgtgtgtgtgtgtgtgtgtgtgtgtgtgtgtgtgtgtgtgtgtgtgtgtgtgtgtgtgtgtgtgtgtgtgtgtgtgtgtgtgtgtgtgtgtgtgtgtgtgtgtgtgtgtgtgtgtgtgtgtgtgtgtgtgtgtgtgtgtgtgtgtgtgtgtgtgtgtgtgtgtgtgtgtgtgtgtgtgtgtgtgtgtgtgtgtgtgtgtgtgtgtgtgtgtgtgtgtgtgtgtgtgtgtgtgtgtgtgtgtgtgtgtgtgtgtgtgtgtgtgtgtgtgtgtgtgtgtgtgtgtgtgtgtgtgtgtgtgtgtgtgtgtgtgtgtgtgtgtgtgtgtgtgtgtgtgtgtgtgtgtgtgtgtgtgtgtgtgtgtgtgtgtgtgtgtgtgtgtgtgtgtgtgtgtgtgtgtgtgtgtgtgtgtgtgtgtgtgtgtgtgtgtgtgtgtgtgtgtgtgtgtgtgtgtgtgtgtgtgtgtgtgtgtgtgtgtgtgtgtgtgtgtgtgtgtgtgtgtgtgtgtgtgtgtgtgtgtgtgtgtgtgtgtgtgtgtgtgtgtgtgtgtgtgtgtgtgtgtgtgtgtgtgtgtgtgtgtgtgtgtgtgtgtgtgtgtgtgtgtgtgtgtgtgtgtgtgtgtgtgtgtgtgtgtgtgtgtgtgtgtgtgtgtgtgtgtgtgtgtgtgtgtgtgtgtgtgtgtgtgtgtgtgtgtgtgtgtgtgtgtgtgtgtgtgtgtgtgtgtgtgtgtgtgtgtgtgtgtgtgtgtgtgtgtgtgtgtgtgtgtgtgtgtgtgtgtgtgtgtgtgtgtgtgtgtgtgtgtgtgtgtgtgtgtgtgtgtgtgtgtgtgtgtgtgtgtgtgtgtgtgtgtgtgtgtgaccatcaGGGCTCAGAGTGGTTGCAAAGAGGCCCCCTGAGCCCTCATGCTCGATTGTGTGACCCTCCGAGCTCAGGGTCGTAGTAAAGGGGCCCCTGAGCCCTCATGCTCCAGTGTTTGACCGTCAGGGCTCAGGGTGGTCGCAAAGAGGCCCCCTGAGCCCTCATGCTCCAGTATGTGACCGTCAAGGCTTAGGGTGGTTGTACAGGGGCGCCCTGAGCCCTCATGCTCCAGTGTGTGACCGTCAAGGCTTAGGGGTGGTTGTAAAGGGGCCCCCTGAGCCCTCATGCTCCAGTGTGCGACCGTCAAGGCTTAGGGGTGGTTGTAAAGGGGCCCCCTGAGCCCTCATGCTCCAGTGTGTGACCGTCAAGGCTTAGGGGTGGTTGTACAGGGGCCCCCTGAGGCCTCATGCTCCAGTGTGTGACCGTCAAGGCTTAGGGGTGGTTGTACAGGGGCCCCCTGAGCCCTCATGCTCCAGTGTGTGACCGTCAAGGCTTAGGGGTGGTTGTACAGGGGCCCCCTGAGCCCTCATGCTCCAGTGTGTGACCGTCAAGGCTTAGGGTGGTTGTAAAGGGGCCCCCTGAGCCCTCATGCTCCAGTGTGTGACCGTCAAGGCTTAGGGGTGGTTGTAAAGGGGCCCCTTGAGCCCTCATGCTCCAGTGTGTGACCGTCAAGGCTTAGGGGTGGTTGTAAAGGGGCCCCCTGAGCCCTCATGCTCCAGTGTGTGACCGTCAAGGCTTAGGGTGGTTGTACAGGGGCACCCTGAGCCCTCATGCTCCAGTGTGTGACCGTCAAGGCTTAGGGTGGACGTACAGGGGCCCCCTGAGCCCTCATGCTCCAATACTCATGGAAATCACAATACCGTAATATAGAAGTGAAAAAATCACCACCTCAGAGCTCCAGTAAATTTTTTCTACAAACATTTAGTGTGACTTTTTTCTGGagcacagtgatggtggcacagtgatggtggcacagtgatggcggcacagtgatggaggcacagtgatggcggcacagtgatggaggcacagtgatggaggcacagtgatggaggcacagtgatggaggcacagtgatggtggcacagtgatgatggcacagtgatggtggcacagtgatggaggcacagtgatggtggcacagtgatggcggcacagtgatggaggcacagtgatggaggcacagtgatggaggcacagtgatggtggcacagtgatggtggcacagtgatggtggcacagtgatggcggcacagtgatggaggcacagtgatggaggcacagtgatggaggcacagtgatggtggcacagtgatgatggcacagtgatggtggcacagtgatggaggcacagtgtgatggacctcggcgccatctatgaccCAGGTGCCGAACTATATTAATTGACCCTCTCATGAATATCAGTTTCCCATCTTCTAGTCTACTGTGCTGGGAGGTGACGAGGTACTGGTGACCGGCGCAGTGAAGCAGAGGCAGGGAACAAGTTCTTTGGACGACCGTGAGACGTCCTCAAAGCTAGAGGATCACTGAggacttcactgttggagtgtgCTAGCCAGGGGGGCTGGTTGAGCGCTGgaagacttcactgttggagtgtgctagccagtggggctagttgagcgctggaagacttcactgttggagtgtgCTAGCCAGGGGGGCTGGTTGAGCGCTGgaagacttcactgttggagtgtgctagccagtggggctagttgagcgctggaagacttcactgttggagtgtgctagccagtggggctagttgagcgctggaagacttcactgttggagtgtgCTAGACAggggggctagttgagcgctggaagacttcactgttggagtgtgctagccagtggggctagttgagcgctggaagacttcactgttggagtgtgctagccaggggggctagttgagcgcaggaagacttcactgttggagtgtgctagccagtggggctagttgagcgctggaAGACTTCGCTGTTGGAGTGTGCTAGCCAGGGGGCTATTTGAGCGCTGgaagacttcactgttggagtgtgctagccaggggggctagttgagcgctggaagacttcactgttggagtgtgctagccaggggggctagttgagcgctggaAGACTTCGCTGTTGGAGTGTGCTAGCCAGGGGGCTATTTGAGCGCTGgaagacttcactgttggagtgtgCTAGCCAGGGGGGCTAGTTGGAGAAGGAGGTGCTtgaagagaggagggagagaggtagagagggaagACAGGTGGAATGGGAAGAAGATGAGAGGGGGATAAGGAGTGAGCAGTCAGGGGGATATTGGGAGAGTGGGTGCAGAGGGGATGGGAGAGGTGTgacagggaggggagggaagagagggatgTTGGAGAGCAAGGTGGAGAGGGTGAGAAAGAGCGAAGATTTGGAGAGAGATGAAATGGGGAGAGGGAGCATCTTAGGGAAGACTGTtggtgagggggaggagaagggagatATAGAGAGAGGCGGGATATGGGAGGAAAGACGGGGGAGATTTGGAGAAAGTAGGAGTGGGGAAGAGAGACCTGGGCGCAGCCGGGGTATACCTCCCCGAGTACATATCAATGAAACAAATTAGATTGCATGATGGAGAAAGCAGCACTCGGGACCTCAGATTAACACCGCTACACCACAAATAGTTATTAATTGTAGTATTTGTCAACTTTATGTTAGTATTGACTCCAGAGCCTGGCGGAGGGTTACCCTGCGGCCCTCTACGGCGCCATTGTTtacaatttacatatatattgaaGCTTCCCTAATAATGCTACGATATTTGCATGCATATTAATGACAAGTTATAGTAAATATCTGAATTAATGAAATTGCTCGTATTTACTCTTGTATATGTATTTACGCTTAAGCTCCTGGGCTCCGCCAGTGACTGGCCGTTCGTGTTTTACCCCTCTTGCTAATACTGCCCCTGAAGATGGTAAGGAAGTTCTCCTACACTGGAGAACTGGTTATAATACGGGAAATTATCTTTTATTAATGACCTTGTATAATTAGTTTATAAACTAATTACTGGTGTAATTTCTCTCTTTATAATAGTATTAAGTCAGGCACGCCTGAAGCTTACTTAGTGTTCAGGAGGATTCATACTGTCTCCCTCATGATGCCTTAAGCCATAGTCCTCTGTATGTCttcctcagtagttctctgactgtCTTACTGAGTAACCCTTAGGATGTCTTCCTCAGCAGCCCTGAGTATGTCTTCCGCAGCAGCCCTGTGCATGTCTTCCTCAGCAGAAGTGTGTATGTCTTCCTCAGTAACGTTGAGCAAGTGTAACACAGTAGCCCcgagcatgtctaacacagtagccctgagcatgtctaacacagtagccctgagcatgtctaacacagtagccctgagcatgtctaacacagtagccctgagcatgtctaacacagtagccctgagcatgtctaacacagtagccctgagcatgtgTAACACAGTAGCCCCGAGCATgtgtaacacagtagccctgagcatgtctaacacagtagccctgagcatgtgTAACACAGTAGCCCCGAGCATgtgtaacacagtagccctgagcatgtctaacacagtagccctgagcatgtgtaacacagtagccctctgccctcaaagcaacccgttctcacacattcttacagtcaatattgacattaaatacgtgcatatgtgacatactaaacatactagtttaccttgaaaagcttcatagaaaacaccgaccttccctaaccttcttagtatgttaagataagcatcttattgcttcgtaattataattattacttaacctatacctataatataggtaacctatacctataatatagGTATTATAGGTAGgtattataataaaattataatattataataataataatataggtaTTATAGgtataacctatacctataataggttaagtaataattgtaattacgaagcaataagatgcttatcttaacatattaggaaggttaggtaaggtcggtgttttctatgacgcttttcaaggtaaactagtatgtttagtatgtcacacatgcacgtatttaataagtcaatattgactatacgaaagtgcgagaacgggttgctcaaaGACAAGCTCTTAAGATGTCGCCTGCATTATTCTCAAATCCTGTATCAGTCTCCACCATGTCGTCTTTAGTGCTCTTTAAGGCACCAcctgcagtagtcctcaggatgtcACCAGCCGTAGTCCTCaggatgtcgcctgcagtagtcctcaggatgttgcctgcagtagtcctcaggatgtcgcctgcagtagtcATCAGGATGTTgcctgcagtagtcctcaggatgtcACCTGCAGTAGACCTCaggatgtcgcctgcagtagtcctcaggatgtcacctgcagtagtcctcaggatgtcACCTGCAGTAGTCCTCAAAATGTCACCTGCAGTAGTCATCAGGATGTCACCTGCAGTAGTCATCAGGATGTCACCTGCAGTAGTTATCAGGATGTCACCTGCAGTAGTCATCAGGATGTCACCTGCAGTAGTCATCAGGATGTCACCTGCAGTAGTTATCAGGATGTCACCTGCAGTAGTCATCAGGATGTCGCCTGTAGTAGTCCTCTGATGTCAcctgcagtagtcctcaggatgtcacctgcagtagtcctcaggatgtcACCTGCAGTAATCATCAGGATGTCAcctgcagtagtcctcaggatgtcACCAGCAGTACTCCTCAGGATGTCACCTGCAGTAGTCATCAGGATGTCACCAgcagtagtcctcaggatgtcACCTGCGGTAGTCATCAGGATGTCATCTGCAGTAATCCTTAGGATGTCACATGCAGTAGTCCTCGggatgtcgcctgcagtagtcctcaggatgtcgcctgcagtagtcctcaggatgtcgcctgcagtagtcctcGGGATGTCACAtgcagtagtcctcaggatgtcacctgcagtagtcctcaggatgtcgcctgcagtagtcctcaggatgtcGCCTGCAGTATTCCTCGGGATGTCACATGCAGTAGTCCTCGGGATGTCACCTGCAGTAGTCCTCGggatgtcgcctgcagtagtactcaggatgtcgcctgcagtagtcctcaggatgtcgcctgcagtagtcctcaggatgtcgcctgcagtagtcctcgggatgtcgcctgcagtagtcctcgggatgtcgcctgcagtagtcctcaggatgtcacctgcagtagtcctcaggatgtcgcctgcagtagtcctcaggatgtcacctgcagtagtcctcaggatgtcacctgcagtagtcctcaggatgtcgcctgcagtagtcctcaggatgtcgcctgcagtagttttcaggatgtcgcctgcagtagtcctcaggatgtcgcctgcagtagtcctcaggatgtcgcctgcagtagtcctcgggatgtcgcctgcagtagtcctcgggatgtcgcctgcagtagtcctcGGGATGTCGCCTGCAGTATTCCTCGGGATGTCACATGCAGTAGTCCTCGGGATGTCACCTGCAGTAGTCCTCGggatgtcgcctgcagtagtactcaggatgtcgcctgcagtagtcctcaggatgtcgcctgcagtagtcctcaggatgtcgcctgcagtagtcctcgggatgtcgcctgcagtagtcctcgggatgtcgcctgcagtagtcctcaggatgtcacctgcagtagtcctcaggatgtcgcctgcagtagtcctcaggatgtcacctgcagtagtcctcaggatgtcacctgcagtagtcctcaggatgtcgcctgcagtagtcctcaggatgtcgcctgcagtagttttcaggatgtcgcctgcagtagtcctcaggatgtcgcctgcagtagtcctcaggatgtcgcctgcagtagtcctcgggatgtcgcctgcagtagtcctcgggatgtcgcctgcagtagtcctcgggatgtcgcctgcagtagtcctcgggatgtcgcctgcagtagtcctctggatgtcgcctgcagtagtcctcgggatgtcgcctgcagtagtccTTGGGATGTCGCCTGCAGTGGTCCTCGggatgtcgcctgcagtagtcctctggatgtcgcctgcagtagtcctcagaatgtcgcctgcagtagtcctcgggatgtcgcctgcagtagtcctcgggatgtcgcctgcagtagtcctcaggatgtcgcctgcagtagtcctcGGGATGTCGTCTGCAGTATTCCTCGggatgtcgcctgcagtagtcctcaggatgtcgcctgcagtagtcctcgggatgtcgcctgcagtagtcctcaggatgtcACCTGCAGTAGTTCTAAGGATGTCGCCTCCAGTAGTCCTCGAgatgtcgcctgcagtagtcctcaggatgtcgcctgcagtagtcctcgggatgtcgcctgcagtagtcctcaggatgtcGCCTGCAGTGGTCCTCGggatgtcgcctgcagtagtcctcgggatgtcgcctgcagtagtcctcaagatgtcgcctgcagtagtcctcgggatgtcgcctgcagtagtcctcGGGATGTCACATGCAGCAGTCCTCGGGATGTCACATGCAGTAGTCCTCCGGATGTCACCTGCAGTAGTCCTCGGGATGTCACAtgcagtagtcctcaggatgtcACCTGCAGTAGTCCTCGGGATGTCACATGCAGTAGTCCTCGggatgtcgcctgcagtagtcctcGGGATGTCGCTTGCAGTAGTCCTAAGGACGTCAcctgcagtagtcctcaggatgtcACCTGCAGTGGTCCTCGggatgtcgcctgcagtagttctcgggatgtcgcctgcagtagtcctcagCATGTCGCCTGCAGAAGTCCTCGGGATGTCGCCTGCAGAAGTCCTCAGGATGTCAcctgcagtagtcctcaggatgtcgcctgcagtagtcctcaggatgtcgcctgcagtagtcctcaggatgtcgcctgcagtagtcctcaggatgtcacctgcagtagtcctcgggatgtcgcctgcagtagtcctcgggatgtcgcctgcagtagtcctcaggatgtcgcctgcagtagtcctcaggatgtcACCTGCCGTAGTCCTCaggatgtcgcctgcagtagtcctcaggatgtcgcctgcagtagtcctcGGGATGTCGCTTGCAGTAGTCCTAAGGACGTCAcctgcagtagtcctcaggatgtcACCTGCAGTGGTCCTCGggatgtcgcctgcagtagttctcgggatgtcgcctgcagtagtcctcaggatgtcGCCTGCAGAAGTCCTCGGGATGTCGCCTGCAGAAGTCCTCAGGATGTCAcctgcagtagtcctcaggatgtcgcctgcagtagtcctcaggatgtcgcctgcagtagtcctcaggatgtcgcctgcagtagtcctcaggatgtcacctgcagtagtcctcgggatgtcgcctgcagtagtcctcgggatgtcgcctgcagtagtcctcaggatgtcgcctgcagtagtcctcaggatgtcACCTGCCGTAGTCCTCaggatgtcgcctgcagtagtcctcaggatgtcgcctgcagtagtcctcGGGATGTCGCTtgcagtagtcctcaggatgtcacctgcagtagtcctcgggatgtcgcctgcagtagtcctcgggatgtcgcctgcagtagtcctcGGGATGTTGCCTGCCGTAGTACTCGGGATGTTgcctgcagtagtcctcaggatgtcgcctgcagtagtACTCGGGATGTTGCCTGCAGTAGTCATCGggatgtcgcctgcagtagtcctcgggatgtcgcctgca of the Procambarus clarkii isolate CNS0578487 chromosome 56, FALCON_Pclarkii_2.0, whole genome shotgun sequence genome contains:
- the LOC123756276 gene encoding fap1 adhesin-like, which translates into the protein MSNTVALSMSNTVALSMSNTVALSMCNTVAPSMCNTVALSMSNTVALSMCNTVAPSMCNTVALSMSNTVALSMCTTCSSPQDVTSRSPQDVACSSPQDVACSSPQDVACSSHQDVACSSPQDVTCSRPQDVACSSPQDVTCSSPQDVTCSSPQNVTCSSHQDVTCSSHQDVTCSSYQDVTCSSHQDVTCSSHQDVTCSSYQDVTCSSHQDVACSSPLMSPAVVLRMSPAVVLRMSPAVIIRMSPAVVLRMSPAVLLRMSPAVVIRMSPAVVLRMSPAVVIRMSSAVILRMSHAVVLGMSPAVVLRMSPAVVLRMSPAVVLGMSHAVVLRMSPAVVLRMSPAVVLRMSPAVFLGMSHAVVLGMSPAVVLGMSPAVVLRMSPAVVLRISPLDVACSSPRDVACSSPWDVACSGPRDVACSSPLDVACSSPQNVACSSPRDVACSSPRDVACSSPQDVACSSPRDVVCSIPRDVACSSPQDVACSSPRDVACSSPQDVTCSSSKDVASSSPRDVACSSPQDVACSSPRDVACSSPQDVACSGPRDVACSSPRDVACSSPQDVACSSPRDVACSSPRDVTCSSPRDVTCSSPPDVTCSSPRDVTCSSPQDVTCSSPRDVTCSSPRDVACSSPRDVACSSPKDVTCSSPQDVTCSGPRDVACSSSRDVACSSPQHVACRSPRDVACRSPQDVTCSSPQDVACSSPQDVACSSPQDDVACSSPQDVACSSPRDVACSSPKDVTCSSPQDVTCSGPRDVACSSSRDVACSSPQDVACRSPRDVACRSPQDVTCSSPQDVACSSPQDVACSSPQDDVACSSPQDVTCRSPQDVACSSPQDVACSSPRDVACSSPQDVTCSSPRDVACSSPRDVACSSPRDVACRSTRDVACSSPQDVACSSTRDVACSSHRDVACSSPRDVACSSPQDVTCSSPQDVICRSPQDVACSSPQDVPCSSPQDVTCSSPRDVPCSSPQDVACSSPQDVACSSPQDVTCSSPQDVTCRSPQDVACSSPQDVPCSSPQDVACSSTRDVACSSPRDVACSSTRDVACSSPRDVACSSPRDVACSSTRDVACSIPRDVACSSPRDFACSSPRDDVACSSPQDVTCSSPRDVPCSSPQDVACSSPRDVPCSSPHDVTCSSPQDVTCSSPQDVACSSPQDVRCSSPQDVACSSTRDVACSSPRDVACSSPRDVACSSPRDVACSSPRDDVACSSPQDVACSSPRNVACSSPRDVACSSPQDVTCSSPQDVTCSGPRDVTCNGPRDVACSSPQDVACSSPRDVACSSPQDVTCSSPQDVTCRSPQDVACSSPQDVPCSSPQDVACSSPQDVACSSPRDVPCSSPQDVACSSTRDVACSSPRDVACSSPQDVPCSSTRDVPCSSPQDVACSSTRDVASSSPRDVPCSSPQDVACSSTRDVACSSPRDVACSSTRDVACSSPRDVACISPQDVASSSPQDVTCRSPQDVACSSPQDVACSSPQDVTCSSPQDVTCRSPQDVACSSPQDVTCRSPQDVACSSPQDVACSSPRDVACSSPRDVACSSPQDVACSSPRDVACSSPQDDVACSSPRDVVCSSPQDVPCSSPQDVACSSPRDVACSSPRDVACSSPRDVLCSSPQDVACSSPQDVACSSPQDVACSSPRDVTCSSPRDVPCSSPQDVACSSPRDVPCSSPQDVTCSSPQDVACSSPRDVPCSSPRDVACSSPRDVPCSSPRDVPCSSPQDVACSSPRDVACSSPRDVPCSSPRDVPCSSPQDVACSSTRDVPCSSPRDVPCSSPQDVASSSPRDVPCSCMDYKNLQIQGSHHKTHIIQIICVVPP